A single window of Drosophila suzukii chromosome 3, CBGP_Dsuzu_IsoJpt1.0, whole genome shotgun sequence DNA harbors:
- the LOC108015793 gene encoding uncharacterized protein CG13380, producing the protein MPFANKGTDAGSIAARLQNRYGNLTSPSLKDVTTKTLPKTFKTFPKAFESLSPSELEIDQQEYLEFESGLHSNSSSDQEVNTQIQVEEEPKLKYELPEDYKSTKLCICMRPQTAYECDRCHHYFYGRIAEVCEKHPHEFFLMDIRSCPYCMAPIEMIKKSPISWETIRKIEDADLPNDGDL; encoded by the exons ATGCCATTCG CCAATAAGGGGACCGATGCAGGTTCCATAGCCGCTCGGCTCCAAAATCGCTATGGGAACCTCACTTCCCCATCTTTGAAAGATGTTACCACCAAAACGTTGCCGAAAACATTTAAGACATTCCCGAAAGCCTTCGAGTCATTGTCGCCTTCCGAATTGGAGATCGATCAACAGGAGTATTTGGAGTTCGAGAGTGGTCTGCACAGCAATTCTAGCTCCGACCAAGAGGTTAACACTCAGATCCAGGTGGAGGAGGAGCCGAAGCTAAAGTACGAACTGCCTGAGGATTACAAGAGCACCAAGCTCTGCATTTGCATGCGTCCGCAAACCGCCTACGAATGCGATCGATGCCATCATTACTTTTACGGTCGCATCGCTGAGGTTTGCGAGAAACATCCCCAT GAGTTTTTCCTCATGGACATCCGTTCCTGTCCATATTGCATGGCCCCAATCGAGATGATTAAGAAGTCGCCTATCAGCTGGGAGACAATACGTAAAATTGAAGATGCAGACCTGCCCAACGATGGGGATCTATAA
- the LOC108015801 gene encoding gamma-tubulin complex component 3-like, translating to MSQDNLEAAVAGMTSRLSDILSDLCICIEGKQTPKVQEETLARATKSVTSGTFGHPISLTEHECVQKTMKILRARGQVDSKDTAEHFYELYKKLLQMKLDPYGRHSLMSNLLSMADKQTANGGEACLSARSDNLSLALGSLTASSTTLNLGAGTLNGNGLSEEGAVGYSYDPKQSGFGLGKQTLPNYMDNLVELEVGDEIVVNAIYSFTGIQGKYLKKDVVTGYFKLDPLNMEALTTGQAGMLLRLSIMGYYHDRVAMFADVSTGFNALGCMGQALISKLKEELGDFHGQVSMLHDEMNRYRKAQMNGKADCGGEPGGAEELTLFKLLAWHVKPLRRLMWLANIANKCKMQKGGELASTLYSLLDNGDSKVNKLVEDILTAVCGPMVRMISKWMLEGGINDIHNEFFVESLQEVGADRLWHDKFRLRRPMLPKFVTMDLAKKILKTGKCINFLREICEVEGLIKGRDELKAIMDNNVAHFFSYVPDTKWHAAVETCYQQTSKHVLDIMVGHHKLLDHLQAMRRYMLLGQGDFVSILIENMKDELERNGADIYAHDLSSMLDAALRCTNAQYEDPDILNHLDIIVQRPFAGDIGWDIISLKYVVHGPLATMLEPTMPTYKLLFKPLWRMKHMEFVLSMKIWKEQMGNAKSLRPMNAEIGKASHRLNLFTSEIMHFIHQMQYYVLFEVIECNWVELQKKIQQAKTLDDILDAHENFLETIKVGCFVGDETDVEHSLETVYENIMCLETWQSNFYKVCFQELNARKELVKEVEKSETQGVYGLTNEMMLQRDQEAKIFAQKVEAAFHGLEVIASAYEKAVSSFLMTLNSSRNPNLQLFGTRLDFNEYYKKRDTNLSKPLTFEHMRMSNVFSLNHRSSTGSRFVIHASTTKE from the coding sequence ATGTCGCAGGATAACCTGGAAGCCGCTGTGGCCGGCATGACCTCCAGATTGTCGGATATCCTGTCGGATTTGTGCATTTGCATAGAGGGTAAGCAGACGCCCAAAGTTCAAGAGGAGACCTTGGCCCGTGCTACCAAGTCTGTGACTTCTGGTACATTTGGTCATCCCATATCCTTAACTGAGCACGAGTGTGTCCAAAAGACCATGAAAATCCTGAGGGCCAGGGGTCAAGTGGATAGCAAGGATACAGCGGAGCACTTCTACGAGCTCTACAAGAAGCTGTTGCAAATGAAGCTTGATCCCTATGGGAGGCACTCCCTGATGAGCAATCTGCTCTCGATGGCCGACAAGCAGACTGCGAATGGAGGAGAAGCCTGCCTCTCCGCTCGATCGGATAATCTTAGTCTGGCCTTGGGCAGTCTTACAGCCTCCAGCACGACCCTCAACTTAGGGGCTGGCACCCTTAATGGCAATGGTTTGTCCGAGGAGGGAGCAGTAGGCTATAGCTACGATCCCAAACAATCCGGCTTCGGATTGGGCAAACAGACCTTGCCCAACTACATGGACAACTTGGTGGAGCTCGAGGTCGGCGATGAAATAGTGGTAAATGCTATCTACTCCTTTACCGGCATCCAGGGGAAATACCTGAAAAAGGACGTAGTCACAGGATATTTTAAGCTTGATCCGCTGAACATGGAGGCGTTGACCACGGGTCAGGCGGGCATGTTGCTCCGACTCTCCATAATGGGCTATTACCACGATCGCGTGGCCATGTTTGCAGATGTGTCCACTGGCTTTAACGCATTGGGATGCATGGGCCAGGCCCTGATATCCAAGCTCAAGGAGGAGCTGGGGGACTTCCATGGCCAGGTGTCCATGCTCCACGACGAAATGAACCGCTATCGGAAGGCCCAAATGAATGGGAAAGCGGACTGCGGAGGCGAGCCGGGTGGTGCGGAGGAATTGACCCTATTCAAGCTGCTTGCCTGGCACGTAAAGCCTCTGCGCCGGCTGATGTGGCTCGCCAATATAGCCAACAAGTGCAAGATGCAGAAGGGTGGTGAGTTGGCGTCGACCCTGTACAGTTTACTGGACAACGGGGACTCGAAAGTCAATAAACTAGTTGAAGACATCCTTACCGCAGTCTGTGGCCCAATGGTGCGCATGATCTCCAAGTGGATGCTGGAGGGCGGCATTAACGATATACACAACGAGTTCTTTGTGGAGTCCCTCCAAGAGGTGGGTGCCGATCGGCTCTGGCACGATAAATTCCGCTTACGTCGGCCCATGCTGCCCAAGTTTGTGACGATGGATCTGGCCAAGAAGATTCTGAAGACGGGCAAATGCATCAACTTTCTAAGGGAAATATGCGAGGTGGAGGGACTAATAAAGGGACGCGACGAACTCAAGGCTATCATGGACAACAATGTTGCCCACTTCTTTTCGTACGTGCCGGACACCAAGTGGCACGCGGCTGTGGAAACGTGCTACCAGCAGACCTCCAAACATGTCTTGGATATTATGGTGGGTCACCACAAGCTTCTGGATCACCTGCAGGCGATGCGCCGCTATATGCTCCTTGGCCAGGGCGACTTTGTCAGCATTCTCATCGAGAATATGAAAGATGAACTCGAGCGCAACGGTGCTGATATATATGCGCACGATCTCTCCTCCATGTTGGATGCCGCTCTGCGCTGCACAAATGCCCAGTACGAAGATCCTGATATACTCAACCACCTGGATATAATAGTGCAACGTCCGTTCGCCGGGGATATCGGCTGGGACATCATCTCGTTGAAGTACGTAGTCCATGGACCACTAGCCACCATGCTGGAGCCCACCATGCCTACGTACAAGCTGCTCTTCAAGCCCCTCTGGCGCATGAAGCACATGGAGTTCGTGCTCTCGATGAAGATCTGGAAGGAGCAGATGGGTAATGCGAAGAGCCTCCGTCCAATGAATGCTGAGATCGGCAAGGCGTCGCACCGCCTGAACCTCTTCACGTCGGAGATAATGCACTTCATTCATCAGATGCAGTACTATGTGCTCTTCGAGGTGATCGAGTGCAACTGGGTGGAGCTGCAGAAGAAGATCCAGCAGGCGAAGACCCTCGACGACATCCTGGATGCCCACGAGAATTTCCTGGAAACCATTAAGGTGGGCTGCTTTGTCGGCGACGAAACTGACGTGGAACACTCGCTGGAGACGGTGTACGAGAACATCATGTGCTTGGAGACCTGGCAGTCGAACTTCTACAAGGTGTGCTTCCAGGAGCTGAATGCCCGCAAAGAGTTGGTCAAAGAGGTGGAGAAATCGGAGACGCAGGGTGTATATGGCCTGACCAACGAGATGATGTTACAGCGCGACCAGGAGGCTAAGATCTTTGCCCAAAAGGTTGAAGCCGCCTTTCACGGCTTGGAAGTAATAGCATCTGCCTACGAAAAGGCCGTGAGCAGTTTCCTTATGACTCTCAACTCCAGCCGCAATCCGAACCTCCAGCTTTTTGGCACACGGCTCGACTTTAACGAGTACTACAAGAAGCGGGACACCAATCTGAGCAAACCGCTTACCTTCGAGCACATGCGCATGAGCAATGTGTTTAGCCTGAACCATAGGAGCTCCACAGGCAGTCGGTTCGTTATCCATGCGTCGACCACAAAGGAATAG
- the LOC108007750 gene encoding uncharacterized protein CG13380, which yields MEFHKSYDCPNYKFGAERVTKHCICERKRENVIVCNRCNQSFVGRISQRCPKHPEVTFLMDARHCAFCGAHSNYLQVSEGKR from the exons ATGGAGTTCCATAAATCATATGATTGCCCCAACTACAAGTTTGGAGCCGAACGGGTTACGAAACATTGCATTTGCGAGAGGAAGCGCGAGAATGTGATTGTCTGCAATCGCTGCAACCAATCTTTTGTGGGTCGCATTTCGCAACGCTGCCCAAAACATCCCGAA GTGACTTTTCTTATGGACGCCCGTCATTGCGCTTTCTGCGGTGCCCACTCAAATTACTTGCAAGTATCCGAGGGCAAACGTTAG